A genomic segment from Psychrilyobacter piezotolerans encodes:
- a CDS encoding MerR family DNA-binding transcriptional regulator: protein MKKFLTIGQFAKILNVTTKTLRYYEKKKLLIPAYKDPITGYRYYDEHHIKKGYIIRLLKSMEVPLKKMKNINSHWDLLDQLIETSKKLEDRIKEKEELIDKIKQQINNFSEIPQLTSQFDIKLIRLPYQKFECLNFEPSDSFDFFQLYTEGVKLSKKTQDVESQIYVLSELPNLPNLEYLCYAVIQEISESQESENSYFREEGLYLSLIYRGSPTTHHDIGMKKIKKYSKEHGLEFENIMFGRSISDFYIINSPNDYLNEILIKVKED from the coding sequence ATGAAAAAATTTTTAACCATAGGTCAGTTCGCTAAGATATTAAATGTCACCACTAAAACATTGAGGTACTATGAGAAAAAAAAACTTCTCATCCCTGCATATAAAGACCCCATTACAGGTTACCGATACTATGACGAACACCATATAAAAAAAGGGTATATAATCCGTCTTCTAAAATCTATGGAAGTTCCCCTTAAAAAAATGAAAAATATAAATAGTCACTGGGATTTATTAGATCAATTGATTGAAACCTCTAAAAAATTAGAAGATCGTATTAAAGAAAAGGAGGAACTTATAGATAAAATAAAACAACAGATAAATAATTTCAGTGAGATTCCTCAATTAACCAGTCAATTTGATATAAAATTAATTCGGCTGCCGTATCAAAAATTTGAGTGTCTGAATTTTGAACCTTCAGATTCCTTCGACTTTTTTCAACTGTATACTGAAGGTGTTAAATTATCCAAAAAAACACAAGATGTAGAGAGTCAAATTTATGTTCTATCAGAGCTTCCCAATCTTCCTAATCTAGAATATCTCTGTTATGCCGTAATTCAAGAAATCTCCGAGTCTCAAGAATCAGAAAATTCTTATTTTAGAGAGGAAGGACTATATCTTTCCCTTATTTATCGCGGTTCTCCTACAACACATCACGATATTGGTATGAAAAAGATAAAAAAATATTCCAAAGAACATGGCCTGGAATTTGAAAATATTATGTTTGGTCGATCTATTTCTGATTTTTATATCATAAATTCTCCAAATGATTATTTAAATGAGATTCTGATCAAAGTAAAAGAAGATTAA
- the rpmI gene encoding 50S ribosomal protein L35 — translation MPKMKTHKGTAKRVKVTGTGKYITKKSGMSHILTKKKTKRKRSLNKDMVLPKGAARMMVRLLPTGKVGR, via the coding sequence ATGCCTAAGATGAAAACTCACAAGGGAACTGCTAAGAGAGTAAAAGTAACTGGAACAGGGAAATATATCACGAAGAAATCAGGAATGAGTCATATCTTAACTAAGAAAAAGACTAAAAGAAAGAGATCTTTAAACAAAGATATGGTATTACCTAAAGGTGCTGCTAGAATGATGGTAAGATTATTACCTACAGGTAAAGTTGGAAGATAA
- the rplT gene encoding 50S ribosomal protein L20, with product MSRVKTGVIRRKRHKKILKRAKGFRGASGDVFKQANQAVMRAEAFSTRDRKVRKRKMRQLWIIRINAAARLNEVTYSKFMNGLKKAGIVLDRKVLADLAVNNAAEFAKLAETAKAAL from the coding sequence ATGTCAAGAGTAAAAACTGGTGTTATTAGAAGAAAAAGACATAAGAAAATATTAAAAAGAGCTAAAGGATTCAGAGGTGCATCTGGAGATGTATTCAAGCAAGCTAACCAAGCTGTAATGAGAGCAGAAGCTTTCTCTACAAGAGATAGAAAAGTTAGAAAGAGAAAAATGAGACAATTATGGATCATAAGAATAAACGCTGCTGCAAGATTAAACGAAGTAACTTATTCTAAATTCATGAATGGATTAAAGAAAGCTGGAATTGTTTTAGATAGAAAAGTCTTAGCTGACTTAGCTGTAAACAATGCAGCAGAATTTGCTAAATTAGCAGAAACTGCAAAAGCAGCATTATAA
- a CDS encoding MerR family transcriptional regulator encodes MEKFLTIGKLAEILEISTKTLRHYENEGLLIPSFKNPITRYRYYENHHIKELHIIHLLKKLGFSLEEIRKIKKNNNLIDRLTFKHNEIKAEIEGLKKKKNEIDHSIGHLQNALKTETNFQIKVVELPLKKFNKIEIKPVDFVDEIKLYEIGLKLRQMTDEIQPNILMLMQEDTLVKGDFNCYGLMLEIPFEKDAEDEHWAPEGPYVSLMYKGNPSFFHETAIKRVKKYLEKNNLVFDNLVYTRFLLGPATASLKSDYLTEILIKIK; translated from the coding sequence ATGGAAAAATTTTTAACTATCGGTAAGTTAGCAGAAATACTGGAAATTTCTACTAAAACATTGAGGCATTACGAAAATGAAGGACTTTTGATACCATCATTTAAAAATCCAATCACAAGATACCGCTATTATGAAAATCACCATATCAAAGAATTGCATATAATCCATCTTCTAAAAAAGTTAGGTTTTTCCTTAGAGGAAATTAGAAAAATCAAGAAGAATAACAACCTTATAGACAGGTTAACTTTTAAACACAATGAAATAAAAGCCGAGATCGAAGGTTTAAAAAAGAAGAAAAACGAGATAGATCACTCTATAGGTCATTTACAAAATGCTCTAAAGACTGAAACTAATTTTCAAATAAAAGTAGTGGAACTGCCTCTAAAGAAGTTTAACAAAATTGAAATTAAACCAGTAGATTTTGTGGACGAAATAAAATTATATGAAATCGGATTAAAATTGAGACAGATGACCGACGAAATACAACCTAATATATTAATGTTAATGCAGGAAGATACCTTAGTGAAAGGCGATTTCAATTGTTACGGACTAATGTTAGAAATACCATTCGAAAAAGATGCCGAAGATGAACATTGGGCACCTGAAGGACCTTATGTTTCTTTGATGTATAAAGGGAACCCTTCCTTCTTCCATGAGACAGCCATAAAGAGAGTAAAAAAATATCTAGAAAAAAACAATCTAGTCTTTGATAATCTTGTCTATACCAGATTTTTATTGGGTCCTGCTACCGCTAGTTTAAAGTCAGATTATCTTACAGAAATATTAATAAAGATCAAATAA
- the infC gene encoding translation initiation factor IF-3, giving the protein MSIISNKTRINERIRAREVRVISDDGEQLGVMTSREALSIAVEKKLDLVEVSPTAVPPVCKIMDYGKYKYEQARKAKEAKKNQKQVVIKEIKFKARIDVHDFETKIGHIRKFIEKDHKVKASLMLFGRERMHAALGIKKLDEVAEIFKDEAIIDKKYGGPQKFIILSPLKK; this is encoded by the coding sequence GTGTCTATTATTTCTAACAAAACTAGAATCAATGAAAGAATTAGAGCTAGAGAAGTAAGGGTAATATCGGATGATGGAGAGCAATTGGGAGTAATGACTTCGAGAGAAGCATTAAGCATCGCAGTAGAAAAAAAGCTTGATTTAGTAGAAGTTTCGCCTACGGCTGTTCCGCCTGTATGTAAGATTATGGATTACGGAAAGTATAAGTATGAGCAGGCTAGAAAAGCTAAGGAAGCTAAGAAAAATCAAAAGCAAGTTGTAATTAAAGAAATTAAGTTTAAAGCTAGAATAGATGTACATGATTTTGAAACTAAAATAGGACATATTAGAAAATTCATTGAAAAAGATCATAAAGTGAAAGCTAGTCTTATGTTATTTGGTAGAGAGAGAATGCATGCTGCACTGGGAATAAAAAAACTTGATGAAGTAGCTGAAATTTTTAAAGATGAAGCTATTATTGATAAAAAATATGGTGGACCGCAAAAGTTTATCATATTATCACCGTTAAAAAAATAA